The genomic region CTTAGCCACCCAAGAGGAAAGTTCAAACTTGTTGTAAAAGATACAGTTGATTCATTTCCTGAATACAGTTGAACAGCAAGAACAAGCCACAAATCGCCTTCGTCTGATGGCTTGTCGAAGAAGTCGGGTCTTCCGAGCGAAGCGGCCCAAAAGAGTGTCGGCCAGCCTGGTCACGAAAACAAGACGTTAAAGATGGTGGAAACGCCGGATGCGGTGGTCGTCCATCATGCCCCATTCTGCCCTTGTTGTGCCAAATCGTTTTCAAGTTCGGATGTGGCTGAGGTGGTTCAAAGACGTCAGGCATTCGATATTCCACAGCCCCTCCGATGGAGGTGACGGAGCATCGGTTGGGGGTAGTGGCCTGTTGTGGTCGCCAACACGTGGGTAGTCTTGTGTGATCTTTATTGAGAAAGCCCAAAGGCGACTCTCATCTTGGCCGACAAGCCAAGCTGGAAGTTGGCGTTCGAGGAAATCTGCGACTCGACCTCTGACAAAGAACCGCCACCTATAAAAGGCAAAAGGGAAAACCAAAAAACTCGAAAGGCAAGAACCTACTTATTCGTTTGATCAATCATCAGGACGGTTGGCTGGCATTTGCCTTTAACGAAGCCGTCCCCTTTTATGGCAATCAGTATTGAGCAAGGGTTTATCATGCACTTTGAGTTTAGCGGGAAATCGTTTACACATCCTAATAAAACAGAAGTACACCTAAAGTAAAAATACTGTTCTAAATATCATAAAACAAATATTTTCCATTTTGATGGATTAAAAGATCGGTTAAATCAGGCAAAGGATCATGCACGGCAGCTTAATGTACGATATGATGAGCAAGAGGATTGGTAGAAGCGAAACCCGTATTGAAACATTTCTGATCTTATTAATTTTTTTAGACACCTAATTTATTATTATGACCAAGTTTCAGTAATAAATTACTTTGTTACAATTTTCTTATAATGCAAAGTTAGCTAAAGAAGTACGACCACTATAGAGTTAACCCAAACGTACACGACTTTCTTCATAACTGTTTCAAATTTTGACTAAACTAATTTCACAAACAAACTCCTATCCTTTAATATCTTTATTTCGTAATTTCACGAAATACGAAAGAGTATGCCCGAAAACATGACCACCCTATATACCGTTACGGATGAGAAACTAGCCCGTTATGCAAAGGCATTGGCACATCCAACACGAGTCTATATTCTACGGTTCTTAGCCCTCCAGTGCGGTTGTTTTGCTGGCGACATTTCCAACAAGCTACCCATTGCAAATTCAACAGTTTCGCAGCACTTGGCGGTCTTAAAAGCAGCCGGATTAATTCAAGGCACAATTAATCCGCCAACCATTAGGTACTGTATAAATCAACAAAATTGGCAAGAAGCCAAGCATATCTTCCAAGATTTTTTTCAGGAATGTTGTTAGCTATTTACAAATTCGTCTAAAAACAAAACGAAATCTATATGGAAAAGAAGTTAAAGTTTATAGATCGTTATTTAACACTTTGGATTTTTTTGGCTATGCTTTTGGGTATTATTCTTGGGAATTTTATTCCGAATATTTCTAAAATCATCAATTCATTTTCCATAGGGGCAACCAATATTCCTTTAGCGATTGGCCTTATTTTAATGATGTACCCACCATTGGCTAAAGTAGATTACTCCTTATTACCACAGGTTTTTAAGGATCGAAAATCCATTTCAATATCTATCCTCTTAAATTGGGTTATTGGACCGATATTAATGTTCTTACTCGCTATTCTATTTTTGAGGGATCAACCCGAATACATGGTTGGTCTAATCCTGATTGGTTTAGCAAGGTGTATTGCAATGGTTATTGTTTGGAACGACTTAGCTGGCGGAAACAGAGAATATGGAGCTTTATTGGTCGCTTTAAACAGCATTTTTCAAGTTTTTACCTATAGTTTTTACGCATGGCTTTTTATTAACATACTTCCTGCCAAGTTAGGCTTAGGCCAGTTCAACGTTTCTGTTCCTTTAAGCGATGTTGCCGAGAGCGTCTTTATTTATCTGGGAATACCCTTTCTTGGTGGATTTTTAAGCCGTCACTTTTTAATCAAAAGTCAAGGACATAATTGGTATAATCGAAAATTCATTCCGTTAATATCACCGATCACCTTGTATGCACTTCTTTTTACCATTGTTTTAATGTTTAGCCTAAAAGGAGATAAGGTCTTACAACTCCCTCTTGATGTTATTAGAGTTGCACTTCCATTAATTTTATATTTTTTCTTGATGTTTTTTGTGAGCTTCTTTATGAACAAATCAATGGGTATCCCTTACGATAAAAATGCTTCCATTGCCTTTACCGCTACTGGAAATAATTTTGAATTGGCAATTGCCGTTTCTATTGCTGTATTTGGTATCCATTCTCCGCAAGCTTTTGTCGGCGTCATTGGCCCATTGGTAGAAGTCCCTGTCCTCATTATGCTGGTTAGTGCAAGTAAGAAAATTGCTTATAAACCATAATTTTTCTGAACATCACTTAACCTAATACTTATATTCTTTAAAAAACTGTACAAAACTCAAAACATATAACCAAATCACCAATTATTTATGTTCCCCAACTTACAAATTATCCTAAAGGAATTAAGCCAAAGATTCGAAGAAATTCCTTTAGAACGAAAAATCATTTTGCAAAAAATGGCTACATATATCCAGTCAAAAATAAATCACAATTTACCGATTAACCTTGTTTTCATTTGCACGCACAATTCGCGTAGAAGCCACTTCGGGCAAATTGCCGCAGCAGTTTCTGCCCAGTATTACCACATAAAAAACGTCTATTCCTATTCTGGTGGCACTGAAGAGACGGCTTTCCATCCAAATGCCATCCACGCGCTAAGGGGCTTAGGCTTCAAGGTTTCTACCCCAAACGAAGACTCGGCCAATCCAATCTGGGTGGTCAATTTCGGCGAGGCGCTGTCCACAACGTGCTTCTCAAAGGTTTTTAACCATCCGTCAAACCCCAAAAGAGACTTCGCAGCCATCATGACCTGCTCCGATGCCGATCAAAACTGTCCGGTCATTTTTGGAGCAGATTTACGGATTGGTACGAGCTACCAAGACCCCAAAAGTGCAGACGGAACCCCGCTGCAAAATGAAACCTACCAAGCCCGCTTTTTAGAAATTACCACCGAAATATTATATGCCTTTTCTTTGGTTAATCCCAAACCTATACCAGACGTGCTTTAAGACCTCCTCTTCGCAAGTTTTTCAACAATCGTAATGGTGATGACGTGCGTTTTGGATTAACCAAACGATCACCTTGATGGATAGTAGGTTTTCCTAAACGCCGCCATGCCATTGAGAAATGGTGTAGAAAATCTAATAATTGCACCATTAGAATAAATCATGTCAATTCAGATAAATTAATTCGTTTCATCACAGCAACGTAAAATCTACAATGCACATTATTTTTAGCAAGAGGTTGTGTAAGAAGTGTTATCGCTTATTTTTTTGGGACGGTATTTACCCTAACAGCAATTTAAAACCCATTAGACACATTGATTTAACAGGACGATCTATTTGTACAAACTCACGTAAAAAATATATTTTAGAAGTTATCTTGGGTATTAACATAGAATAAGCATTATATCTCAATCAAAAAAGTATTATTTTCACCCGTACAAGCCTTCAGGCACGACCTCTATCAAATATGAAACGATCTTTAGCACTCATTGCCTTCTTTTTTTTCGGAATGTCTGAGCTTTTTGCACAATCCGAATCCACCATAACGGAAGCCAGAACTCTGATCGGGGAAGGTAGTTACGCAACGGCCATTCAAGTACTACTTAAGGCCATTGAGAGCGGTGAGAAGTCGCCGGAGATACTCCATTGGCTGGGAGTAGGTTATCATTCTGCCCTTCAATTGGAACAAGCTGTTGCGGCTTTTGACGAAGCCTTAGCCATGCGCCCAACGATCCGCACATACCTTAGTTTGGGGCGTAGCCTCACCTCATTGGGGCGTGGCGAGGACGCCTTGGGTGTCTATGACAAGGCATTGCAGATAGACTCTACGCACCAAGCGGTGATGATCGAAAAAGCTCGGCTCCATGCCGGACTACGGGAGTTTTCCCAAGCGGCAAGGTATTATCAGAAACTCATCAAACGCGACTCCTTAAATCCGTATTTGCTCCTACAGTTGGCAGATTGTTACAAAGGGCTGGGGGATGCAGATGCCGCTATAGTTGGTTACGAACAGGTTCGGCGAATAAGGAATAACCAATTAAGGCCCTATTTAGAGCTTTTCTCGTTGTACAATGCACGCCAAGCCTACCTTTCTTCTTTGCGGGTCTTGAACGATGGCTTGCGGGCGATGCCAAATAACACCATCTTACTCAAACGCAGTGGAGACCTATACGCAATTCAGGAGCAATACAAAGAAGCATTGGCAGAATATGAGGCAGCTTTTGCGCTCAAGGATACTTCCCTCTCGTTACTTCGCGCAAAAGGCATTGCACATTATCGTTTAGGGCAATACGAAAAGGCAATACCGCTCTTGACCAAGGCCGTAGCAGCGAGCGAAAATGCCGGATTAGACCAAGTGGCTGCCTTTTACCTTGGTGTATCGTACCAACAACTAAAGCGTTATAACGAGGCGATGGGGCTGTGGGACAAACTCTATACGGAACTTGCCAAAGGGCTTTTACCGGATGTACTGAACCAAATGGGGAAAAATTACGATAGCCGAAACTTATCCCAAAAAGCCAAAGAAACCTATGAATTGGCCTATAAAATTGATCCAGCCAATGTGGATGCCTTGTTCTTTTTGGCCGTTTGGCATGACAATAAGCAACTCAAAAATAAAGCAATCTCGTACTTTGACCAGTTCTTGCGAGGCTCTGGCGGAAATCAGATTTACATAGCATTGGCCAAACAACGCCTCGCAGAACTTCGCCCACCGAAGTCCAGTACCTCCCCTACACCCAATATGAGACAATAAATCGGC from Rhodothermia bacterium harbors:
- a CDS encoding protein-tyrosine-phosphatase yields the protein MFPNLQIILKELSQRFEEIPLERKIILQKMATYIQSKINHNLPINLVFICTHNSRRSHFGQIAAAVSAQYYHIKNVYSYSGGTEETAFHPNAIHALRGLGFKVSTPNEDSANPIWVVNFGEALSTTCFSKVFNHPSNPKRDFAAIMTCSDADQNCPVIFGADLRIGTSYQDPKSADGTPLQNETYQARFLEITTEILYAFSLVNPKPIPDVL
- the arsB gene encoding ACR3 family arsenite efflux transporter, with the protein product MEKKLKFIDRYLTLWIFLAMLLGIILGNFIPNISKIINSFSIGATNIPLAIGLILMMYPPLAKVDYSLLPQVFKDRKSISISILLNWVIGPILMFLLAILFLRDQPEYMVGLILIGLARCIAMVIVWNDLAGGNREYGALLVALNSIFQVFTYSFYAWLFINILPAKLGLGQFNVSVPLSDVAESVFIYLGIPFLGGFLSRHFLIKSQGHNWYNRKFIPLISPITLYALLFTIVLMFSLKGDKVLQLPLDVIRVALPLILYFFLMFFVSFFMNKSMGIPYDKNASIAFTATGNNFELAIAVSIAVFGIHSPQAFVGVIGPLVEVPVLIMLVSASKKIAYKP
- a CDS encoding winged helix-turn-helix transcriptional regulator, with the translated sequence MPENMTTLYTVTDEKLARYAKALAHPTRVYILRFLALQCGCFAGDISNKLPIANSTVSQHLAVLKAAGLIQGTINPPTIRYCINQQNWQEAKHIFQDFFQECC
- a CDS encoding tetratricopeptide repeat protein yields the protein MKRSLALIAFFFFGMSELFAQSESTITEARTLIGEGSYATAIQVLLKAIESGEKSPEILHWLGVGYHSALQLEQAVAAFDEALAMRPTIRTYLSLGRSLTSLGRGEDALGVYDKALQIDSTHQAVMIEKARLHAGLREFSQAARYYQKLIKRDSLNPYLLLQLADCYKGLGDADAAIVGYEQVRRIRNNQLRPYLELFSLYNARQAYLSSLRVLNDGLRAMPNNTILLKRSGDLYAIQEQYKEALAEYEAAFALKDTSLSLLRAKGIAHYRLGQYEKAIPLLTKAVAASENAGLDQVAAFYLGVSYQQLKRYNEAMGLWDKLYTELAKGLLPDVLNQMGKNYDSRNLSQKAKETYELAYKIDPANVDALFFLAVWHDNKQLKNKAISYFDQFLRGSGGNQIYIALAKQRLAELRPPKSSTSPTPNMRQ